A section of the Canis lupus baileyi chromosome 5, mCanLup2.hap1, whole genome shotgun sequence genome encodes:
- the ADGRG5 gene encoding adhesion G-protein coupled receptor G5 isoform X3, translating into MDPWGVFFLCLCFMTAQSETMEASQEPLHWMKKLERMVRSRSSISLPGLIRDLECSLLNASFGGSNLTLQTPNIQALIFKLGCNFAGLSLNSTTMKRVPQAWVPHAMQFPAELTQDACRTRPRELRLICIYFFTDHFFQNTNSSLLNNYVLGAQLGRGHVNNLRDPVNISFWHNRSLEGYTATCVFWKEGASKDYWGAWSSEGCRTEQPSPSQVLCRCNHLSYFAVLMQLSPAPIPEELLAPLTYISLVGCSISMVASLLTLLLHFQARQQGDSITRIHMNLHASVLLLNVTFLLSPSLALPSTSETAACKALAAIMHFALLSCLTWMAIEGFNLYLLLGRVYNIYIHRYLLKLCAVGWGVPALLVLLLLVTQHSVYGPHTIPLSNSQGNDTAFRNVSICWVRDPWVHNILVMGYGGLTSVFNLVVLVWALRLLHQLRAREEVQSPRACRDSVTVLGLTMLLGTTWALAFFSFGVFLLPQLFLFTTFNSLYGFFLFLWFCSQRYHAEAEAEAEMEAFSSSQTMK; encoded by the exons ATGGATCCCTGGGGGGTCTTTTTCCTCTGTTTATGCTTCATGACTGCTCAGAGTGAGACCATGG AGGCATCCCAAGAACCCCTGCACTGGATGAAGAAGCTGGAGAGGATGGTCAGGAGCCGCAGCTCAATTTCTCTTCCTGG CCTCATCCGGGACCTGGAGTGCAGCCTGTTGAACGCCAGCTTTGGGGGCAGCAACCTGACCTTGCAGACGCCCAACATCCAGGCGCTGATCTTCAAGCTGGGCTGCAACTTTGCTGGCCTCTCGCTGAACAGCACTACCATGAAGCGGGTCCCCCAG GCCTGGGTCCCCCACGCCATGCAGTTCCCCGCGGAGCTGACCCAGGACGCCTGTAGGACCCGCCCCAGGGAGCTGCGGCTCATCTGCATCTACTTCTTCACAGACCACTTTTTCCAG AACACCAACTCATCTCTGCTCAATAACTACGTCCTGGGGGCCCAGCTGGGGCGTGGACATGTGAACAACCTCAGGGACCCGGTCAACATCAGCTTTTGGCACAACCGGAGCCTG GAAGGCTACACAGCAACCTGTGTCTTCTGGAAGGAAGGAGCCAGCAAGGATTACTGGGGGGCCTGGAGTTCTGAGGGCTGTCGCACAGAGCAGCCCTCACCTTCCCAGGTGCTCTGCCGCTGCAATCACCTCAGCTACTTTGCTGTTCTCATG CAACTCTCTCCAGCTCCGATTCCTGAAGAGCTGCTGGCCCCTCTCACGTACATCTCCCTGGTGGGCTGCAGCATCTCCATGGTGGCCTCACTACTCACTCTGCTGCTGCACTTCCAAGCCAG GCAGCAGGGTGACTCCATAACACGTATCCACATGAACCTGCATGCCTCCGTGCTGCTCCTCAATGTGACCTTCCTGCTGAGTCCTTCGCTGGCTCTGCCCTCCACGTCCGAGACGGCGGCGTGCAAAGCACTGGCTGCCATCATGCACTTTGCGCTGCTCAGCTGCCTCACCTGGATGGCCATTGAAGGCTTCAACCTCTACCTCCTCCTTGGGCGTGTCTACAACATCTACATCCACCGATACTTGCTCAAGCTCTGCGCGGTGGGCTGGG GGGTCCCGGCCCTCCTGGTGCTGCTCCTTCTTGTCACTCAGCACTCAGTGTATGGACCTCACACAATCCCACTCTCCAACAGCCAGGGAAATGACACAGCCTTCCGGAACGTTTCCAT ATGCTGGGTGCGGGACCCCTGGGTGCACAACATCTTGGTCATGGGCTACGGTGGCCTCACGTCTGTTTTCAACCTGGTGGTGCTGGTCTGGGCGCTGCGGCTGCTGCACCAGCTGCGGGCCCGGGAGGAGGTGCAGAGCCCCCGCGCCTGCCGGGACAGCGTCACCGTGCTGGGCCTCACCATGCTGCTGGGCACCACCTGGGCCCTGGCTTTCTTCTCCTTCGGTGTCTTCCTGTTGCCCCAGCTCTTCCTCTTCACCACCTTCAACTCACTCTACG gtttcttcctcttcctgtggtTTTGCTCCCAGAGGTACCACGCGGAGGCGGAGGCCGAGGCTGAGATGGAGGCGTTCAGCTCCTCCCAGACCATGAAGTAG
- the ADGRG5 gene encoding adhesion G-protein coupled receptor G5 isoform X1, producing the protein MDPWGVFFLCLCFMTAQSETMEASQEPLHWMKKLERMVRSRSSISLPGLIRDLECSLLNASFGGSNLTLQTPNIQALIFKLGCNFAGLSLNSTTMKRVPQAWVPHAMQFPAELTQDACRTRPRELRLICIYFFTDHFFQNTNSSLLNNYVLGAQLGRGHVNNLRDPVNISFWHNRSLEGYTATCVFWKEGASKDYWGAWSSEGCRTEQPSPSQVLCRCNHLSYFAVLMQLSPAPIPEELLAPLTYISLVGCSISMVASLLTLLLHFQARQQGDSITRIHMNLHASVLLLNVTFLLSPSLALPSTSETAACKALAAIMHFALLSCLTWMAIEGFNLYLLLGRVYNIYIHRYLLKLCAVGWVATAMRAARHPCQCSPLLSAPLFLSPILPPTPHLLHLQHLHHHHFQHFHHHLVYLQHHHRLYCHLHRNSNTIINATTTSNFYLQLHHHHHHHLHHHHHPHLHHNLCATFMGVPALLVLLLLVTQHSVYGPHTIPLSNSQGNDTAFRNVSICWVRDPWVHNILVMGYGGLTSVFNLVVLVWALRLLHQLRAREEVQSPRACRDSVTVLGLTMLLGTTWALAFFSFGVFLLPQLFLFTTFNSLYGFFLFLWFCSQRYHAEAEAEAEMEAFSSSQTMK; encoded by the exons ATGGATCCCTGGGGGGTCTTTTTCCTCTGTTTATGCTTCATGACTGCTCAGAGTGAGACCATGG AGGCATCCCAAGAACCCCTGCACTGGATGAAGAAGCTGGAGAGGATGGTCAGGAGCCGCAGCTCAATTTCTCTTCCTGG CCTCATCCGGGACCTGGAGTGCAGCCTGTTGAACGCCAGCTTTGGGGGCAGCAACCTGACCTTGCAGACGCCCAACATCCAGGCGCTGATCTTCAAGCTGGGCTGCAACTTTGCTGGCCTCTCGCTGAACAGCACTACCATGAAGCGGGTCCCCCAG GCCTGGGTCCCCCACGCCATGCAGTTCCCCGCGGAGCTGACCCAGGACGCCTGTAGGACCCGCCCCAGGGAGCTGCGGCTCATCTGCATCTACTTCTTCACAGACCACTTTTTCCAG AACACCAACTCATCTCTGCTCAATAACTACGTCCTGGGGGCCCAGCTGGGGCGTGGACATGTGAACAACCTCAGGGACCCGGTCAACATCAGCTTTTGGCACAACCGGAGCCTG GAAGGCTACACAGCAACCTGTGTCTTCTGGAAGGAAGGAGCCAGCAAGGATTACTGGGGGGCCTGGAGTTCTGAGGGCTGTCGCACAGAGCAGCCCTCACCTTCCCAGGTGCTCTGCCGCTGCAATCACCTCAGCTACTTTGCTGTTCTCATG CAACTCTCTCCAGCTCCGATTCCTGAAGAGCTGCTGGCCCCTCTCACGTACATCTCCCTGGTGGGCTGCAGCATCTCCATGGTGGCCTCACTACTCACTCTGCTGCTGCACTTCCAAGCCAG GCAGCAGGGTGACTCCATAACACGTATCCACATGAACCTGCATGCCTCCGTGCTGCTCCTCAATGTGACCTTCCTGCTGAGTCCTTCGCTGGCTCTGCCCTCCACGTCCGAGACGGCGGCGTGCAAAGCACTGGCTGCCATCATGCACTTTGCGCTGCTCAGCTGCCTCACCTGGATGGCCATTGAAGGCTTCAACCTCTACCTCCTCCTTGGGCGTGTCTACAACATCTACATCCACCGATACTTGCTCAAGCTCTGCGCGGTGGGCTGGG TGGCCACTGCCATGAGAGCTGCTCGTCATCCCTGTCAGTGCTCACCACTACTTTCTGCACCTCTATTTTTGTCGCCCATTCTACCTCCAACACCTCATCTCCTCCATCTCCAGCACCTCCATCACCATCACTTCCAACACTTCCACCATCACCTCGTCTACCTCCAACACCACCATCGCCTCTACTGTCATCTCCACAGGAACTCCAACACCATCATCAATGCCACCACTACCTCCAACTTCTACCTCCAactccaccatcaccatcaccaccacctccatcatcaccaccatcctcaTCTTCACCACAATCTCTGCGCCACCTTCATGG GGGTCCCGGCCCTCCTGGTGCTGCTCCTTCTTGTCACTCAGCACTCAGTGTATGGACCTCACACAATCCCACTCTCCAACAGCCAGGGAAATGACACAGCCTTCCGGAACGTTTCCAT ATGCTGGGTGCGGGACCCCTGGGTGCACAACATCTTGGTCATGGGCTACGGTGGCCTCACGTCTGTTTTCAACCTGGTGGTGCTGGTCTGGGCGCTGCGGCTGCTGCACCAGCTGCGGGCCCGGGAGGAGGTGCAGAGCCCCCGCGCCTGCCGGGACAGCGTCACCGTGCTGGGCCTCACCATGCTGCTGGGCACCACCTGGGCCCTGGCTTTCTTCTCCTTCGGTGTCTTCCTGTTGCCCCAGCTCTTCCTCTTCACCACCTTCAACTCACTCTACG gtttcttcctcttcctgtggtTTTGCTCCCAGAGGTACCACGCGGAGGCGGAGGCCGAGGCTGAGATGGAGGCGTTCAGCTCCTCCCAGACCATGAAGTAG
- the ADGRG5 gene encoding adhesion G-protein coupled receptor G5 isoform X4 yields MDPWGVFFLCLCFMTAQSETMEASQEPLHWMKKLERMVRSRSSISLPGLIRDLECSLLNASFGGSNLTLQTPNIQALIFKLGCNFAGLSLNSTTMKRVPQAWVPHAMQFPAELTQDACRTRPRELRLICIYFFTDHFFQNTNSSLLNNYVLGAQLGRGHVNNLRDPVNISFWHNRSLEGYTATCVFWKEGASKDYWGAWSSEGCRTEQPSPSQVLCRCNHLSYFAVLMQLSPAPIPEELLAPLTYISLVGCSISMVASLLTLLLHFQARQQGDSITRIHMNLHASVLLLNVTFLLSPSLALPSTSETAACKALAAIMHFALLSCLTWMAIEGFNLYLLLGRVYNIYIHRYLLKLCAVGWDAGCGTPGCTTSWSWATVASRLFSTWWCWSGRCGCCTSCGPGRRCRAPAPAGTASPCWASPCCWAPPGPWLSSPSVSSCCPSSSSSPPSTHSTVSSSSCGFAPRGTTRRRRPRLRWRRSAPPRP; encoded by the exons ATGGATCCCTGGGGGGTCTTTTTCCTCTGTTTATGCTTCATGACTGCTCAGAGTGAGACCATGG AGGCATCCCAAGAACCCCTGCACTGGATGAAGAAGCTGGAGAGGATGGTCAGGAGCCGCAGCTCAATTTCTCTTCCTGG CCTCATCCGGGACCTGGAGTGCAGCCTGTTGAACGCCAGCTTTGGGGGCAGCAACCTGACCTTGCAGACGCCCAACATCCAGGCGCTGATCTTCAAGCTGGGCTGCAACTTTGCTGGCCTCTCGCTGAACAGCACTACCATGAAGCGGGTCCCCCAG GCCTGGGTCCCCCACGCCATGCAGTTCCCCGCGGAGCTGACCCAGGACGCCTGTAGGACCCGCCCCAGGGAGCTGCGGCTCATCTGCATCTACTTCTTCACAGACCACTTTTTCCAG AACACCAACTCATCTCTGCTCAATAACTACGTCCTGGGGGCCCAGCTGGGGCGTGGACATGTGAACAACCTCAGGGACCCGGTCAACATCAGCTTTTGGCACAACCGGAGCCTG GAAGGCTACACAGCAACCTGTGTCTTCTGGAAGGAAGGAGCCAGCAAGGATTACTGGGGGGCCTGGAGTTCTGAGGGCTGTCGCACAGAGCAGCCCTCACCTTCCCAGGTGCTCTGCCGCTGCAATCACCTCAGCTACTTTGCTGTTCTCATG CAACTCTCTCCAGCTCCGATTCCTGAAGAGCTGCTGGCCCCTCTCACGTACATCTCCCTGGTGGGCTGCAGCATCTCCATGGTGGCCTCACTACTCACTCTGCTGCTGCACTTCCAAGCCAG GCAGCAGGGTGACTCCATAACACGTATCCACATGAACCTGCATGCCTCCGTGCTGCTCCTCAATGTGACCTTCCTGCTGAGTCCTTCGCTGGCTCTGCCCTCCACGTCCGAGACGGCGGCGTGCAAAGCACTGGCTGCCATCATGCACTTTGCGCTGCTCAGCTGCCTCACCTGGATGGCCATTGAAGGCTTCAACCTCTACCTCCTCCTTGGGCGTGTCTACAACATCTACATCCACCGATACTTGCTCAAGCTCTGCGCGGTGGGCTGGG ATGCTGGGTGCGGGACCCCTGGGTGCACAACATCTTGGTCATGGGCTACGGTGGCCTCACGTCTGTTTTCAACCTGGTGGTGCTGGTCTGGGCGCTGCGGCTGCTGCACCAGCTGCGGGCCCGGGAGGAGGTGCAGAGCCCCCGCGCCTGCCGGGACAGCGTCACCGTGCTGGGCCTCACCATGCTGCTGGGCACCACCTGGGCCCTGGCTTTCTTCTCCTTCGGTGTCTTCCTGTTGCCCCAGCTCTTCCTCTTCACCACCTTCAACTCACTCTACG gtttcttcctcttcctgtggtTTTGCTCCCAGAGGTACCACGCGGAGGCGGAGGCCGAGGCTGAGATGGAGGCGTTCAGCTCCTCCCAGACCATGA
- the ADGRG5 gene encoding adhesion G-protein coupled receptor G5 isoform X2, with protein MQFPAELTQDACRTRPRELRLICIYFFTDHFFQNTNSSLLNNYVLGAQLGRGHVNNLRDPVNISFWHNRSLEGYTATCVFWKEGASKDYWGAWSSEGCRTEQPSPSQVLCRCNHLSYFAVLMQLSPAPIPEELLAPLTYISLVGCSISMVASLLTLLLHFQARQQGDSITRIHMNLHASVLLLNVTFLLSPSLALPSTSETAACKALAAIMHFALLSCLTWMAIEGFNLYLLLGRVYNIYIHRYLLKLCAVGWVATAMRAARHPCQCSPLLSAPLFLSPILPPTPHLLHLQHLHHHHFQHFHHHLVYLQHHHRLYCHLHRNSNTIINATTTSNFYLQLHHHHHHHLHHHHHPHLHHNLCATFMGVPALLVLLLLVTQHSVYGPHTIPLSNSQGNDTAFRNVSICWVRDPWVHNILVMGYGGLTSVFNLVVLVWALRLLHQLRAREEVQSPRACRDSVTVLGLTMLLGTTWALAFFSFGVFLLPQLFLFTTFNSLYGFFLFLWFCSQRYHAEAEAEAEMEAFSSSQTMK; from the exons ATGCAGTTCCCCGCGGAGCTGACCCAGGACGCCTGTAGGACCCGCCCCAGGGAGCTGCGGCTCATCTGCATCTACTTCTTCACAGACCACTTTTTCCAG AACACCAACTCATCTCTGCTCAATAACTACGTCCTGGGGGCCCAGCTGGGGCGTGGACATGTGAACAACCTCAGGGACCCGGTCAACATCAGCTTTTGGCACAACCGGAGCCTG GAAGGCTACACAGCAACCTGTGTCTTCTGGAAGGAAGGAGCCAGCAAGGATTACTGGGGGGCCTGGAGTTCTGAGGGCTGTCGCACAGAGCAGCCCTCACCTTCCCAGGTGCTCTGCCGCTGCAATCACCTCAGCTACTTTGCTGTTCTCATG CAACTCTCTCCAGCTCCGATTCCTGAAGAGCTGCTGGCCCCTCTCACGTACATCTCCCTGGTGGGCTGCAGCATCTCCATGGTGGCCTCACTACTCACTCTGCTGCTGCACTTCCAAGCCAG GCAGCAGGGTGACTCCATAACACGTATCCACATGAACCTGCATGCCTCCGTGCTGCTCCTCAATGTGACCTTCCTGCTGAGTCCTTCGCTGGCTCTGCCCTCCACGTCCGAGACGGCGGCGTGCAAAGCACTGGCTGCCATCATGCACTTTGCGCTGCTCAGCTGCCTCACCTGGATGGCCATTGAAGGCTTCAACCTCTACCTCCTCCTTGGGCGTGTCTACAACATCTACATCCACCGATACTTGCTCAAGCTCTGCGCGGTGGGCTGGG TGGCCACTGCCATGAGAGCTGCTCGTCATCCCTGTCAGTGCTCACCACTACTTTCTGCACCTCTATTTTTGTCGCCCATTCTACCTCCAACACCTCATCTCCTCCATCTCCAGCACCTCCATCACCATCACTTCCAACACTTCCACCATCACCTCGTCTACCTCCAACACCACCATCGCCTCTACTGTCATCTCCACAGGAACTCCAACACCATCATCAATGCCACCACTACCTCCAACTTCTACCTCCAactccaccatcaccatcaccaccacctccatcatcaccaccatcctcaTCTTCACCACAATCTCTGCGCCACCTTCATGG GGGTCCCGGCCCTCCTGGTGCTGCTCCTTCTTGTCACTCAGCACTCAGTGTATGGACCTCACACAATCCCACTCTCCAACAGCCAGGGAAATGACACAGCCTTCCGGAACGTTTCCAT ATGCTGGGTGCGGGACCCCTGGGTGCACAACATCTTGGTCATGGGCTACGGTGGCCTCACGTCTGTTTTCAACCTGGTGGTGCTGGTCTGGGCGCTGCGGCTGCTGCACCAGCTGCGGGCCCGGGAGGAGGTGCAGAGCCCCCGCGCCTGCCGGGACAGCGTCACCGTGCTGGGCCTCACCATGCTGCTGGGCACCACCTGGGCCCTGGCTTTCTTCTCCTTCGGTGTCTTCCTGTTGCCCCAGCTCTTCCTCTTCACCACCTTCAACTCACTCTACG gtttcttcctcttcctgtggtTTTGCTCCCAGAGGTACCACGCGGAGGCGGAGGCCGAGGCTGAGATGGAGGCGTTCAGCTCCTCCCAGACCATGAAGTAG